Proteins encoded together in one Bradyrhizobium sp. PSBB068 window:
- a CDS encoding heme ABC transporter permease: MALIDLANPTRFLAFVTRALPWLVATTVLLLTTGLYLAALAPDDYQQGATVKIMFIHVPNAWLSMFVWGVMTVASLGTLVWRHPLADVAAKAAAPLGASFTFLALVTGSLWGRPMWGTYWEWDARLTSVLLLFLMYLGLIALWRAVEDPSRAGRAAAMLTLVGAINIPIIKFSVNWWNTIHQGASVVRAGGPSMDHAFLIPLLIMAAGFSALFVTLHLAAMRNEILRRRVRSLQMMQASRQNSTNDTDAFPRKQMASGTGAM, from the coding sequence ATGGCGTTGATCGATCTCGCCAATCCAACACGGTTCCTTGCGTTTGTGACGCGTGCGCTGCCATGGCTGGTGGCTACGACCGTCTTGCTGCTGACGACCGGGCTCTATCTCGCCGCACTGGCGCCTGACGATTATCAGCAGGGCGCGACCGTTAAGATTATGTTCATCCACGTCCCCAACGCTTGGCTGTCGATGTTCGTCTGGGGCGTAATGACTGTGGCTTCGTTGGGCACGCTGGTATGGCGGCATCCGCTGGCCGATGTCGCGGCAAAGGCCGCTGCGCCTCTCGGCGCCTCCTTCACATTCTTGGCGCTGGTAACCGGCTCGCTGTGGGGTCGGCCGATGTGGGGCACCTATTGGGAATGGGACGCGCGGCTCACATCCGTCCTGCTGCTGTTCCTGATGTACCTCGGCTTGATCGCACTATGGCGCGCCGTCGAGGATCCATCGCGCGCGGGTCGTGCAGCCGCGATGCTTACGCTGGTCGGTGCCATCAATATCCCGATCATCAAATTCTCGGTCAACTGGTGGAATACGATACATCAGGGCGCATCAGTGGTACGGGCCGGCGGCCCTTCCATGGATCATGCGTTCCTAATCCCCCTGCTCATCATGGCTGCGGGCTTTTCGGCGCTGTTCGTGACGCTGCATTTGGCGGCCATGCGCAATGAGATCTTGCGGCGGCGGGTGCGCAGCCTTCAAATGATGCAGGCCAGCCGCCAAAATTCCACGAATGACACGGATGCCTTTCCGCGCAAGCAGATGGCTTCCGGAACCGGCGCAATGTGA
- the hemA gene encoding 5-aminolevulinate synthase: protein MTQSGVRDQSLASPILRNASEWTEEFFATRLDTLKAEGRYRVFAELGRRAGDFPRALEHRLSSEVTIWCSNDYLGMGQHPEVLTSMQRAIQDNGAGAGGTRNISGTTHHHVLLEADLADLHGTEAALVFTSGYVANEAALGTIGREIPNCMIFSDALNHASMIAGIRHSGAEKHIFRHNDPEDLDRLLRKADPDRPKLVAFESVYSMDGDIAPIGALCDVAERHGAMTYLDEVHAVGLYGARGGGISERDNLAHRLTAIQGTLGKAFGLMGGYVAGSHVLVDFLRSFAPGFIFTTALPPAIAAGARASIEIVKNSPAIRSRHQDRVTRLKGLLADVGLPILPSPSHIIPLMVGDAAACQNISENLLRRHAIYVQPINYPTVPRGTERLRLTPSPAHSDEDMFHLVEALKESWIRCVDPRFGQRASPIRGKTRFASRSLNSAAS, encoded by the coding sequence ATGACGCAGAGCGGTGTTCGCGATCAGAGCTTGGCCTCTCCCATTCTTCGCAATGCTTCGGAATGGACCGAAGAATTCTTTGCGACGCGCCTCGACACGTTGAAGGCGGAGGGGCGATACCGTGTGTTTGCCGAACTAGGGCGCCGCGCCGGCGACTTTCCGCGCGCCCTGGAACATCGTCTCAGTTCCGAGGTGACAATCTGGTGCTCCAATGACTACCTGGGCATGGGGCAACATCCAGAAGTGCTGACGTCGATGCAGCGGGCAATTCAGGATAACGGTGCCGGGGCGGGCGGCACCCGCAACATCTCCGGTACGACCCACCATCACGTCCTGTTGGAGGCTGATCTTGCCGATCTGCACGGAACGGAAGCCGCGTTGGTCTTCACGTCGGGATATGTGGCGAACGAAGCGGCGTTAGGAACGATCGGCCGCGAAATCCCCAACTGCATGATCTTCTCGGACGCGCTGAACCATGCGTCCATGATTGCAGGAATCCGGCACAGTGGCGCTGAGAAGCATATCTTTCGACATAACGATCCGGAGGACCTGGACCGATTGCTGAGAAAGGCCGATCCGGACCGGCCGAAGCTGGTCGCCTTCGAGTCGGTTTATTCGATGGACGGGGATATTGCTCCGATCGGAGCGCTCTGCGACGTGGCCGAGCGTCACGGCGCGATGACATATCTCGACGAAGTGCATGCGGTCGGGCTCTATGGCGCACGCGGCGGGGGCATCTCGGAACGGGACAACCTGGCTCACCGCTTGACGGCAATTCAAGGGACGTTGGGTAAGGCCTTTGGACTAATGGGCGGCTATGTGGCCGGTTCCCACGTGCTGGTCGACTTCCTCCGAAGCTTCGCGCCAGGCTTCATCTTCACCACGGCTCTTCCGCCCGCCATAGCGGCTGGAGCACGAGCCAGCATCGAGATTGTTAAAAATTCTCCGGCGATCCGATCGCGGCACCAGGATCGCGTGACCCGCTTGAAAGGGCTGCTCGCAGACGTGGGTCTGCCAATCTTGCCGTCGCCCAGCCATATCATTCCACTCATGGTCGGTGACGCCGCCGCTTGTCAGAATATCAGTGAAAACCTGCTGCGCCGCCACGCCATTTATGTTCAGCCAATCAATTATCCCACGGTGCCACGTGGAACGGAGCGGCTACGCCTAACGCCAAGCCCTGCGCATTCGGATGAAGACATGTTCCATCTTGTAGAGGCTTTGAAGGAGAGTTGGATTCGATGCGTCGATCCCCGCTTTGGCCAAAGGGCATCCCCCATACGCGGGAAAACCAGGTTTGCATCGCGATCACTCAACTCTGCCGCGTCTTAA
- a CDS encoding MarR family transcriptional regulator translates to MISDDIVRVTSSHAPEAGPTASTLALLAHEPGLSIRTLAIGVGLSHAGTVRLVDRLVADGLVERRGHATDGRTRSLYLTATGRRASRKVLDARDRIIAEGLSSLSNEELATLTAISERVLRARLKSPEQMYRICRLCGHDACADCPIDAELRQLES, encoded by the coding sequence TTGATCAGCGACGATATCGTTCGTGTCACCTCGTCACATGCGCCCGAGGCGGGCCCGACCGCCTCGACGCTTGCGCTTCTCGCCCATGAGCCTGGGCTTTCCATACGGACGCTTGCGATTGGTGTCGGCCTCTCGCATGCCGGAACGGTGCGTCTGGTCGATCGGCTTGTGGCCGACGGTCTCGTAGAACGTCGAGGCCATGCCACTGATGGACGGACACGATCGCTTTATCTTACGGCAACCGGGCGGAGAGCGAGCAGGAAGGTCCTGGATGCAAGGGACCGGATCATCGCAGAGGGTTTATCCAGTCTCAGCAATGAAGAACTGGCGACATTAACTGCGATATCTGAACGCGTTCTGCGCGCGCGCCTGAAGAGTCCCGAGCAGATGTATAGGATTTGCCGCCTCTGTGGCCACGACGCTTGCGCCGACTGTCCCATCGACGCCGAACTGCGTCAGCTCGAATCCTGA
- a CDS encoding PAS domain-containing protein → MKTSAVSWRRRGRMALDYAVAVVAVGTAVIAGLVFHRISGFAPAASLFFCGIMFVAWFSGTAPGIVATVLTILAFDYYFLPPFYSFAAPLKDVLQLAVFAVGALFVVALSAAQRRSADALKRVRDEQKAALLHLEQANETLRDENAELKLAEERARRAEEILRVTVDTIPVLVARYSPSGENEFVNQTWRTYTGRSQEMFEDRGILNAHPDDRARIDRAWRHHVETGEAFETEQRLLRSDGEYYWYSLRRVPLHNESGDVIAWYSVGYDIEYIKRAETALRSSEAQLAEAQRELQLTIDSIPAMVSTYRPDGVHSYVNKIWTDYVGMTLKEAVSDRGNSLFHSDDPERALWRACLQSGEPLSTEAPIRGADGMFRWYSIRRVPLRNEEGKIVKWYSIGFNIEDRKRAENALQRSEAYLAEAQKLSRTGSFAWDTAGDEHFWSDETFLILGFDRAVRPSIDLILQRVHPDDRNLMQQGLSSASDGSRELDSEVRLLMSDEQIKHVRVVARRLAYGSDKERVVGALMDITGARKSQQALLAAQSALAHASRVATLGEISATIAHEVNQPLAAIVANGQACLRFLHHDDPDLDDVRGAVEWIVKDGNRAADVIQRVRSLMKKADTRMLPLDINVAIQEVAALLQRELTAQNVELRLELQPGMPAVVADRVQIQQVIINLVMNGIEAMQATDRSRILVIQSRPDEASRILVAVKDCGAGLDEAAADRVFEAFFSTKPGGLGMGLSICRSIVEVHGGRLWATGNGRGPGATFQFALPTV, encoded by the coding sequence ATGAAAACGTCCGCTGTGTCGTGGCGACGCCGGGGGCGGATGGCTCTCGACTATGCAGTTGCCGTCGTAGCGGTTGGAACAGCAGTGATCGCCGGGCTCGTGTTTCATCGCATTTCCGGCTTTGCGCCAGCGGCCTCGCTGTTCTTCTGCGGCATCATGTTTGTGGCGTGGTTCAGCGGCACCGCTCCGGGCATTGTTGCCACCGTGCTCACCATTCTGGCTTTCGATTACTACTTTTTGCCGCCGTTCTATTCGTTTGCGGCGCCGCTGAAAGATGTTTTACAACTAGCTGTATTCGCCGTTGGTGCATTGTTTGTTGTTGCTCTAAGTGCGGCGCAGCGCCGGTCGGCCGATGCGCTGAAGCGGGTGCGCGACGAGCAAAAGGCCGCTCTGCTGCACCTCGAACAGGCCAATGAAACGTTGCGCGACGAAAATGCCGAGTTAAAGCTCGCCGAGGAGCGGGCGCGTCGGGCGGAAGAAATACTGAGGGTGACGGTCGATACGATTCCGGTGCTGGTGGCGCGTTACAGTCCCAGCGGCGAGAACGAATTTGTCAATCAGACATGGCGCACGTATACCGGGCGCTCGCAGGAGATGTTTGAGGATCGCGGCATCCTCAACGCTCACCCCGATGATCGGGCAAGAATCGATCGTGCGTGGCGGCATCATGTGGAGACGGGCGAAGCGTTCGAAACGGAGCAACGCCTATTGCGGTCTGACGGCGAATATTACTGGTACTCCCTACGCCGCGTTCCACTGCACAACGAGAGTGGCGACGTGATCGCCTGGTACAGCGTCGGTTACGACATCGAATATATCAAGCGCGCCGAAACCGCCCTGCGTAGCAGCGAGGCGCAACTTGCGGAAGCGCAGCGGGAACTCCAGCTCACGATTGATAGCATTCCCGCCATGGTTTCCACGTATCGGCCGGATGGCGTGCATAGCTATGTCAACAAGATCTGGACCGACTATGTCGGTATGACCTTGAAGGAGGCTGTCAGCGACCGCGGCAATAGCCTGTTCCATTCCGACGATCCCGAGCGCGCTTTGTGGCGCGCCTGCCTGCAAAGCGGCGAGCCGCTATCGACCGAGGCGCCGATCCGCGGCGCCGATGGAATGTTTCGATGGTATTCCATACGCCGCGTGCCGCTGCGCAATGAGGAGGGAAAGATTGTCAAATGGTATTCCATCGGCTTCAATATCGAGGATCGGAAGCGTGCGGAAAATGCCCTGCAGCGAAGCGAGGCCTATCTGGCCGAAGCGCAGAAGCTCAGCCGGACCGGCAGCTTTGCATGGGACACGGCCGGAGACGAGCATTTCTGGTCCGATGAGACCTTTTTGATCCTCGGCTTTGACCGGGCCGTCAGGCCCTCCATTGACCTCATTCTGCAGCGCGTACACCCTGACGATCGCAATTTGATGCAGCAGGGACTGAGTAGCGCTTCCGACGGATCGCGAGAACTCGATTCCGAAGTGCGGCTGTTGATGTCCGATGAACAGATCAAGCATGTCCGTGTGGTCGCGCGCCGCCTGGCCTACGGGTCGGACAAGGAAAGAGTGGTCGGCGCACTCATGGATATCACCGGCGCGCGAAAATCCCAGCAGGCCTTGCTCGCCGCCCAGTCCGCGCTGGCCCATGCCAGCCGGGTGGCGACGTTGGGCGAAATCAGCGCCACCATTGCCCATGAGGTTAATCAGCCGCTTGCGGCCATCGTCGCCAACGGGCAGGCGTGCCTGCGCTTCCTTCATCACGACGATCCCGATCTGGATGACGTGCGCGGCGCCGTAGAATGGATCGTCAAAGACGGAAATCGTGCGGCTGATGTCATTCAGCGAGTCCGTAGTCTGATGAAAAAGGCGGATACCCGGATGCTGCCGCTGGACATCAACGTAGCCATCCAGGAGGTGGCGGCACTGTTGCAGCGTGAGTTGACCGCGCAGAATGTCGAGCTGCGGCTGGAGTTGCAGCCGGGAATGCCGGCGGTCGTGGCGGATCGCGTTCAGATCCAGCAGGTCATCATCAACCTCGTCATGAATGGCATCGAAGCGATGCAGGCGACCGACCGATCCCGCATCCTGGTGATTCAATCCCGTCCGGATGAGGCAAGCCGGATTCTTGTGGCCGTGAAAGACTGCGGGGCCGGCCTGGATGAAGCCGCGGCGGATCGCGTCTTTGAGGCGTTCTTCAGCACCAAGCCTGGCGGTCTCGGCATGGGGCTGTCGATCTGCCGTTCCATTGTCGAAGTCCATGGCGGCCGCCTATGGGCGACGGGCAACGGCCGGGGGCCGGGGGCGACGTTCCAGTTCGCCTTGCCCACCGTTTAG
- a CDS encoding cytochrome P460 family protein: MAAATAVFAQSKSKEDNTITRTRYLPEYTASGELILPKNFSEWVYVGSPLTPHALNGGKAGFPEFHNVYIEPVSYEIYKKTNVFPEQTIFFKELQLTLPAENPDGSRTEPSGRGYFPGKFNGADVTVKDSKRYPSGWGYYNFNHHEPKAKTAKLQATSDCGYCHEASAKKDQVWTQFYPLLDK, from the coding sequence ATGGCTGCTGCAACGGCCGTATTCGCCCAGTCGAAGTCCAAAGAAGATAACACGATCACGCGAACGCGCTATCTTCCGGAGTACACCGCTTCGGGTGAATTGATTTTGCCAAAGAATTTCAGCGAGTGGGTATACGTCGGCTCGCCGCTAACTCCCCATGCGCTCAACGGCGGCAAGGCCGGCTTTCCCGAATTTCACAACGTCTACATCGAGCCAGTTTCTTACGAAATCTACAAGAAGACAAATGTGTTCCCGGAACAGACGATCTTCTTCAAGGAGCTGCAGTTGACGCTCCCGGCCGAGAATCCGGATGGGTCGCGCACCGAGCCGTCGGGGCGGGGGTACTTCCCCGGGAAGTTCAACGGCGCGGACGTTACGGTCAAGGACTCCAAGAGATATCCTAGCGGTTGGGGTTACTACAACTTCAATCACCATGAACCGAAGGCGAAGACGGCCAAGCTGCAGGCTACATCCGATTGCGGCTATTGCCACGAGGCGAGCGCGAAGAAGGACCAGGTCTGGACCCAGTTCTATCCGCTTCTGGACAAGTAA
- a CDS encoding response regulator translates to MISVIDDDASVRTAISNLVRSLGYAVHAFPSAEAFLQSVQLTQSWCVIADVRMPGTSGIELQSWLRAQGNRMPFIFITAVLEDRVRARALKDGAMCFLTKPVDQDHLIGSLARAIAQHDDRTGN, encoded by the coding sequence GTGATCTCGGTCATTGACGACGATGCTTCTGTCCGCACCGCCATCAGCAATCTTGTGCGCTCCCTCGGATACGCGGTTCATGCGTTTCCCTCTGCGGAAGCTTTTCTGCAGTCGGTGCAACTGACGCAGTCCTGGTGCGTGATCGCCGATGTGCGGATGCCGGGAACCAGTGGGATCGAGCTCCAATCCTGGCTTCGGGCCCAGGGCAACCGGATGCCGTTCATCTTCATCACGGCCGTTCTCGAGGATAGGGTCCGCGCCCGAGCGCTAAAGGACGGGGCAATGTGTTTTCTTACAAAACCCGTGGATCAGGATCACCTGATAGGTTCTCTCGCAAGGGCAATCGCGCAGCACGACGATCGGACAGGAAACTAG
- a CDS encoding response regulator transcription factor: MNNKTDPQQVVLVVDDDESMRVALTYLFRSMKLAVKVFSSASALLDSKLPDVASCLVLDIRLPGVSGLEFQDALAKAGNHIPIIFMTGHGDIPMTVRAMKAGAIDFLPKPFRDQDMLDAVTRALAQDGSRRAGVQAASALRQRHQALTPRQSELFSFVTSGLMNKQIAARLDVSEITVKIHRGHMMRRMEARSVADLVRMAEALGIDRTNS; encoded by the coding sequence ATGAACAACAAGACCGATCCGCAGCAAGTCGTACTCGTAGTGGACGATGACGAGTCGATGCGTGTGGCGCTGACCTACCTGTTCCGTTCGATGAAACTGGCGGTGAAGGTGTTTAGTTCGGCGTCCGCGCTGCTGGACAGCAAGCTGCCGGACGTGGCCAGTTGCCTGGTACTGGACATTCGCCTGCCGGGCGTCAGCGGCCTGGAATTTCAGGATGCACTGGCCAAAGCCGGAAACCATATTCCCATCATCTTCATGACCGGACACGGCGATATTCCCATGACCGTGCGGGCTATGAAGGCGGGAGCCATCGATTTCCTGCCCAAGCCGTTCCGCGATCAGGACATGCTGGATGCCGTGACTCGGGCGCTTGCGCAGGACGGTAGCAGGCGAGCCGGCGTGCAGGCCGCCTCCGCGCTGCGGCAGCGTCATCAAGCGCTGACGCCGCGGCAGAGCGAGTTGTTCTCCTTCGTCACGTCCGGACTGATGAACAAGCAAATTGCAGCCAGGCTGGATGTCAGCGAAATCACGGTGAAAATCCATCGGGGACATATGATGAGGAGGATGGAGGCGCGATCGGTGGCGGACTTGGTCAGGATGGCAGAGGCACTCGGAATCGACAGGACAAATTCGTAA
- a CDS encoding LysR family transcriptional regulator, protein MELNQVEYFINLAETLNFTTAARLSGVSQPSLTRAIRRLEEELGGPLIYRDGKNSRLTALGQEIEKDFKQVQLALRNVRQRSHDWALGSQCVLDIAVAPSVSPNAFTSFFQRALEENPTVWIKIHALQSNEYTAEILSGKYHACILPREPKPDAKLDVRPLFRERFVLGCAAQHPLASVDVVRAADLASFPYVDRLRCEFRDRIQEHFFRQEILMRPRFRAEREDWVQRVVADGHAICILPEHSGAVPGLVTRPIEGLSLERELVIVTVSGSTTPIEMRKIAQLASRYAW, encoded by the coding sequence ATGGAACTCAATCAAGTGGAGTACTTCATCAATTTGGCGGAAACGCTAAATTTCACTACTGCAGCGCGATTGAGCGGCGTCTCGCAACCCAGCTTGACCAGAGCCATTCGTCGTCTGGAAGAAGAGCTTGGCGGGCCATTGATCTATCGCGATGGCAAAAATAGCCGACTGACCGCGCTGGGGCAGGAGATCGAGAAAGATTTCAAGCAGGTGCAGCTTGCATTAAGGAACGTGCGCCAGCGCTCGCATGATTGGGCCCTTGGTAGTCAATGCGTTCTCGACATCGCGGTGGCGCCCTCGGTAAGCCCAAATGCATTCACATCTTTCTTCCAGCGCGCATTGGAGGAGAACCCAACGGTCTGGATCAAGATTCATGCTCTTCAATCCAACGAATACACGGCAGAAATCCTTTCGGGCAAGTACCACGCCTGCATCTTGCCGCGTGAGCCGAAACCTGATGCGAAGCTTGACGTACGTCCGCTCTTCCGGGAACGTTTCGTGCTTGGCTGCGCTGCGCAGCATCCGCTCGCCAGCGTCGATGTCGTGCGTGCCGCAGACCTGGCCTCGTTTCCTTACGTCGACCGCCTCCGGTGCGAGTTCAGGGACCGGATCCAGGAGCACTTTTTCCGTCAAGAGATCCTGATGCGGCCACGCTTTCGGGCAGAGAGGGAAGACTGGGTGCAGCGCGTCGTCGCCGATGGCCATGCAATATGCATCTTGCCGGAGCACTCGGGCGCGGTACCAGGGCTTGTCACACGGCCTATCGAAGGCCTGTCCTTGGAGCGCGAACTGGTGATTGTGACGGTCTCCGGATCGACTACTCCGATCGAGATGCGAAAGATCGCACAACTTGCCTCACGTTACGCGTGGTAG
- a CDS encoding cytochrome P460 family protein, with amino-acid sequence MKVAFVGLVTIGAVTAYGRLSADTHYAGATAAVVDEKGSMRVPSEYQTTYQMLGTWAVAADGTPGSKEMHVVYASPGGIVSFRKDGRFADGTVLVKEVYEATTSEMTTGSVSTAHRLKGWFLMVKDSVGRYPGNKLWGDGWGWAWFDASDPLKTTSTDYATDCQSCHVPAQASDWIYTNGYPPLRR; translated from the coding sequence ATGAAAGTTGCCTTCGTCGGCTTGGTCACCATTGGTGCTGTTACCGCCTACGGACGACTAAGCGCGGACACGCACTACGCCGGCGCCACTGCGGCGGTCGTTGACGAGAAAGGAAGCATGCGCGTGCCTTCCGAATATCAAACGACCTATCAAATGTTGGGGACTTGGGCGGTCGCAGCTGACGGTACTCCGGGTTCAAAGGAGATGCACGTGGTCTATGCCTCGCCCGGAGGCATCGTTTCGTTTCGAAAAGACGGGCGCTTCGCCGATGGCACCGTTCTAGTGAAGGAAGTCTACGAGGCAACGACCAGCGAAATGACAACGGGATCTGTGAGTACCGCCCACCGTCTCAAGGGCTGGTTTCTTATGGTGAAAGACAGCGTCGGACGGTATCCGGGGAACAAACTCTGGGGTGATGGCTGGGGCTGGGCCTGGTTCGATGCATCAGACCCCCTGAAGACTACATCCACCGACTACGCGACGGACTGCCAGTCCTGTCACGTGCCCGCACAGGCGTCGGACTGGATCTACACTAACGGTTATCCTCCACTAAGGCGATAA
- a CDS encoding beta-propeller fold lactonase family protein has translation MMESKATPGRDASEKHLYMQTNEVRNAIVHYRRDADGTIELIERIETGGAGSGVFKPISGQESAPNAFEGASSVILAERETLLFTTNGGDNSVTSFSVAPNGRLTLIDRQSTGEPVTGRSGTAKSLAYSPKCRTLFVLHAFGPNHLRSYTVADDGKLTLRPEQHTVNTAAKTDRVSTQVVLSPDGKFLLVDILFDARPAVNPDGSANLIVANAPDPDGLVVFPVRENGTLGDAAFVDAGGAGPFYIGFLNGSNDVFLNGVAVGDGVVVSRIDREGRVTNGPLVAIDTSQGKPSELCWLQVTSDNSVVLATNFGYGTVSTYQLEEGRLSILKDPANIAIPGDGTFRAVNGLVSSGPSDSWLAPDDRYFYQIFANASVLVSYHLDKRSGKLTEVGRSLIPYNSPQGLAGF, from the coding sequence ATGATGGAATCAAAAGCGACGCCCGGGCGAGATGCGTCCGAGAAACATCTCTACATGCAGACCAATGAGGTCCGCAACGCGATCGTTCACTATCGGCGCGACGCCGACGGCACGATCGAACTCATCGAGCGCATCGAGACCGGCGGGGCCGGTTCGGGTGTGTTTAAGCCAATCAGCGGGCAAGAAAGCGCGCCTAACGCATTCGAGGGTGCGAGTAGCGTTATCCTCGCCGAACGCGAAACCCTTCTGTTTACGACCAACGGCGGCGACAACAGCGTGACGAGCTTTTCTGTGGCTCCAAACGGCAGGTTGACTTTAATCGATCGTCAATCGACAGGCGAGCCCGTAACCGGGCGCAGTGGAACGGCCAAATCTCTCGCGTATAGCCCGAAATGTCGTACGCTATTCGTACTCCATGCCTTCGGCCCCAATCATCTACGTTCCTATACCGTGGCCGATGATGGCAAGCTGACACTGCGTCCCGAGCAGCACACGGTGAACACTGCGGCGAAGACGGATCGCGTATCGACGCAAGTCGTGTTGTCGCCGGACGGGAAGTTTCTGCTCGTCGATATTTTGTTCGATGCGCGTCCGGCCGTGAACCCGGACGGTTCGGCGAACCTTATCGTAGCGAATGCGCCCGACCCGGACGGGCTCGTTGTGTTCCCTGTGCGCGAAAACGGCACGCTCGGCGACGCTGCGTTCGTCGATGCAGGTGGTGCGGGGCCGTTCTACATTGGCTTTCTAAACGGAAGCAACGACGTCTTCCTAAACGGCGTTGCCGTAGGTGACGGTGTTGTGGTGAGTCGTATCGATCGCGAGGGGCGCGTGACCAACGGTCCATTGGTGGCGATTGACACGTCGCAAGGCAAGCCGTCAGAGCTCTGCTGGCTGCAGGTGACCTCCGATAACTCGGTCGTGCTGGCGACCAACTTCGGCTACGGAACGGTTTCGACCTATCAGCTCGAAGAAGGCCGTTTGAGCATCCTGAAGGATCCGGCGAATATCGCAATACCGGGTGACGGTACCTTCCGCGCTGTGAACGGCCTTGTCAGTAGCGGACCTAGCGATAGTTGGCTGGCTCCGGACGATCGATATTTCTATCAGATTTTTGCGAATGCCTCGGTTCTCGTCAGTTACCACCTCGATAAGAGGAGCGGCAAACTGACGGAGGTTGGTCGAAGCCTGATCCCCTACAATAGTCCGCAAGGTCTCGCAGGATTCTAG
- a CDS encoding DsbE family thiol:disulfide interchange protein — MIVATETPRARRWLFALPLVVFAVIALLFLVRLHGGDSSRLPSALIGRPVPQTALPALPNLQRDGVQVPGLHPFDFKGNVSVVNVWASWCVPCREEAPLLNELGKDKRLQLIGINYKDSSDSALRFLGGHGNPFHIVGADRNGRAAIEWGVYGVPETFIVGRDGNIVYKLVGPVTPENFERVLKVQIEQALN; from the coding sequence ATGATCGTAGCAACTGAAACCCCGCGCGCTCGGCGCTGGCTCTTTGCGCTGCCGCTGGTCGTGTTTGCGGTGATAGCCCTGCTATTCTTGGTTCGACTTCATGGCGGCGATTCCTCGCGATTACCCTCCGCACTGATCGGACGACCGGTCCCACAAACGGCTTTGCCTGCGCTTCCAAACCTGCAGCGAGATGGCGTGCAGGTGCCCGGGCTCCATCCGTTCGACTTCAAAGGGAATGTCAGCGTCGTCAACGTCTGGGCTTCATGGTGCGTGCCATGTCGCGAAGAGGCGCCCCTGCTAAACGAACTTGGCAAAGACAAGCGCCTGCAGCTCATCGGCATCAATTACAAGGACTCGTCCGATAGCGCTCTTCGCTTCCTAGGCGGTCATGGCAATCCGTTTCATATTGTCGGCGCCGACCGCAACGGCCGCGCTGCAATCGAGTGGGGTGTTTACGGCGTGCCGGAAACGTTCATCGTCGGGCGAGACGGCAACATTGTCTACAAGCTCGTGGGCCCCGTGACGCCCGAAAATTTCGAGCGGGTGCTGAAGGTCCAGATCGAACAAGCACTGAATTAA
- the ccmD gene encoding heme exporter protein CcmD: protein MMLGPYAYFIVMSYALAAAIVLNLIGWIAYDYRSQKARLRALEANGIARRSNGTTEPR, encoded by the coding sequence ATGATGCTTGGCCCCTACGCTTATTTCATCGTGATGTCCTACGCGCTTGCCGCCGCAATAGTGTTGAACTTGATCGGTTGGATTGCATACGACTACCGGAGCCAGAAGGCCCGATTGCGCGCTCTCGAAGCCAACGGCATCGCCCGGCGCTCGAACGGTACGACAGAGCCCCGATGA
- a CDS encoding heme-binding protein, producing the protein MTKSIVTASINRETAVALIDAAITAARAIGIPAAVAVVDATGYLRAFERTDDAPFLTVDVAVDKAWSSASFGFPTHVWNDYVTNDPKVAPLAYRPRMVAVGGGYPILEDGKLIGGIGISGGTYQQDQDACVEALKKIGFQLPA; encoded by the coding sequence ATGACCAAATCAATTGTTACCGCCTCGATCAACCGCGAAACCGCAGTCGCCCTCATCGACGCGGCGATCACCGCGGCCCGTGCAATTGGCATCCCAGCTGCCGTCGCCGTCGTCGACGCCACCGGTTACCTGCGCGCGTTCGAGCGCACCGATGACGCGCCGTTTCTCACCGTTGATGTTGCCGTCGATAAGGCTTGGAGTTCCGCCTCGTTTGGATTCCCGACCCATGTCTGGAACGACTATGTGACCAACGATCCAAAAGTGGCGCCGCTGGCCTATCGCCCCCGGATGGTCGCTGTCGGCGGCGGCTATCCGATCTTGGAGGACGGGAAGTTGATCGGCGGGATCGGCATCTCCGGAGGCACCTATCAGCAGGATCAGGATGCGTGCGTCGAGGCACTCAAGAAAATCGGGTTCCAGCTACCAGCCTGA